In a single window of the Elaeis guineensis isolate ETL-2024a chromosome 4, EG11, whole genome shotgun sequence genome:
- the LOC105042830 gene encoding LOW QUALITY PROTEIN: E3 ubiquitin-protein ligase HAKAI homolog (The sequence of the model RefSeq protein was modified relative to this genomic sequence to represent the inferred CDS: inserted 2 bases in 1 codon; substituted 2 bases at 2 genomic stop codons) encodes MLQIRLRKESPGDSGGGAAKPPAPAETVTVACPDHLVIANLPVAKGIGAVTASAVAATRSVGHRSRRHLGERVHFCVRCDFPIAIYGRLFPCEHAFCLTCARSDSSCYICDERIQKIQSIKMMEGIFTCAAAHCLKSFLKRTEFESHIHEIHADLLQXQSKQGRRQXDFXSFQHGSESSADPQKVSLLPESSSANAPLRPDFSPNSSSQLEDHEERTRRHPPPRPPLQPNPAPFHSWQQHQPNDMQAENNHPQSSDRLSNWYHHPENFGSQTVGPQYQRGSDQFPPDKQAVVPLETSLSNHPPLPQHLANYPMPMNANQAPGQRQSISYPSLPTEIAQPYYNAPYEVQRLESGSEQGSVLGVLPVPTGTISFPDNCPPPWSMGLTGLPLYPPLPSKESQLQGGYADHSDGKGVSVPLHAMSLPPPPPLGPHPSQQPANRPKFSSPNDSSRDGRGYK; translated from the exons ATGCTTCAAATTAGGCTGAGAAAGGAGTCGCCGGGGGACAGCGGAGGAGGTGCGGCGAAACCTCCAGCGCCGGCGGAGACGGTGACGGTGGCGTGCCCCGACCACCTCGTCATCGCCAACCTCCCCGTCGCCAAGGGTATCGGTGCCGTCACCGCCTCCGCCGTCGCTGCCACCCGCTCCGTCGGCCACCGCTCGCGCCGCCATCTCGGCGAGAGGGTCCACTTCTGCGTCCGCTGCGACTTCCCCATCGCTATTTACGGCCGCCTC TTCCCTTGTGAGCATGCCTTCTGTTTGACATGTGCAAGGAGTGATTCAAGCTGCTATAT TTGTGATGAGCGTATCCAGAAGATTCAAAGCATCAAAATGATGGAAGGAATCTTCACATGTGCTGCTGCTCACTGTCTTAAGTCATTCCTCAAGAGAACTGAATTTGAATCTCATATCCATGAAATCCATGCTGACCTTCTTCA CCAAAGTAAACAAGGAAGGAGGCAATGAGACTTCTGAAGCTTTCAACATGGCAGTGAGTCTTCTGCTGATCCTCAGAAAGTATCCTTGCTGCCGGAGTCTTCCTCTGCCAATGCTCCACTGAGGCCAGACTTTTCACCAAATTCAAGTTCCCAGCTTGAGGATCATGAAGAAAGAACTCGGCGCCACCCACCCCCAAGGCCACCACTGCAGCCAAACCCTGCCCCATTTCACAGCTGGCAACAGCACCAGCCAAATGACATGCAGGCAGAAAACAATCACCCTCAGAGCTCTGATAGGCTCTCCAACTGGTACCATCACCCTGAGAACTTTGGGAGCCAGACTGTTGGTCCTCAATACCAGCGAGGTTCTGACCAGTTTCCTCCAGACAAACAAGCAGTAGTACCCCTTGAAACATCACTCTCCAATCACCCACCTCTGCCTCAGCACCTGGCAAATTATCCAATGCCCATGAATGCCAACCAAGCCCCAGGGCAAAGACAGTCAATTAGCTATCCTTCACTTCCAACAGAGATAGCTCAGCCATACTACAATGCTCCTTATGAGGTGCAGCGGCTGGAGAgtggatcagaacaagggtcagtCTTAGGGGTTCTACCAGTCCCGACAGGGACAATAAGCTTTCCAGACAATTGTCCTCCCCCGTGGAGCATGGGTCTTACAG GTTTGCCACTGTACCCACCTCTTCCCAGTAAAGAATCGCAGCTGCAAGGAGGTTATGCTGATCACAGTGATGGAAAGGGAGTTTCGGTGCCACTGCACGCAATGTCTCTTCCGCCACCACCCCCACTGGGCCCACATCCATCACAACAACCTGCTAATAGACCCAAGTTCTCCAGTCCTAATGATTCTAGCCGAGATGGTCGAGGCTATAAATAG